One window from the genome of Larus michahellis chromosome 23, bLarMic1.1, whole genome shotgun sequence encodes:
- the B3GNT3 gene encoding LOW QUALITY PROTEIN: N-acetyllactosaminide beta-1,3-N-acetylglucosaminyltransferase 3 (The sequence of the model RefSeq protein was modified relative to this genomic sequence to represent the inferred CDS: inserted 1 base in 1 codon), with amino-acid sequence MTPKRSTFPSPQAAPRLPPPTPAPCVANTSMHKIDGFAKLPGHVQDFMRYQHCRFFPELLGIPDKCXGPDGSPNVFLLLAIKSSPMNYERREVIRRTWGQERTFEGALIRRVFLVGVTTIAQDAKKLNWLLRLEQEEHGDMLQWDFKDTFFNLTLKQVLFHSWLEEHCPGVRFIFNGDDDVFVNTDNVIHFAMATQGSSEEQHLMVGQLFINNRPVRLQRSKYFVPTQLMASNHYPPYCGGGGMLMSGFTARVIARESRDVKLFPIDDVYLGMCLQKAGLLPASHTAIRTMGMGVPANTDPFDPCYYRELLLVHRFVPYETAAMWQAIHEPHLNCSKKVSVF; translated from the exons ATGACCCCCAAGCGTagcaccttccccagcccccaggcagcccccaggctccccccgCCAACCCCTGCCCCCTGCGTGGCCAACACCTCGATGCACAAGATCGACGGCTTCGCCAAACTGCCCGGCCACGTGCAGGACTTCATGCGGTACCAGCACTGCCGGTTCTTCCCGGAGCTGCTGGGCATCCCCGACAAGT GTGGGCCCGATGGGTCCCCCAACGTCTTCCTCCTCTTGGCCATCAAGTCATCGCCGATGAACTACGAGCGGCGGGAGGTGATCCGCAGGacctgggggcaggagaggacctTCGAAGGAGCCTTAATCCGCCGGGTTTTCCTTGTGGGGGTGACCACCATCGCCCAGGATGCCAAGAAGCTCAACTGGCTGCTgcggctggagcaggaggagcacgGGGACATGCTGCAGTGGGACTTCAAGGACACCTTCTTCAACCTGACGCTGAAGCAGGTTCTCTTCCATTCCTGGCTGGAGGAGCACTGCCCCGGCGTCCGCTTCATCTTCAATGGGGACGACGACGTCTTCGTCAACACGGACAACGTCATCCACTTTGCGATGGCCACCCAGGGCAGCAGTGAGGAGCAGCATCTCATGGTGGGGCAGCTCTTCATCAATAACAGACCCGTCCGTTTACAGCGCAGCAAGTACTTCGTGCCCACGCAGCTCATGGCCTCCAACCACTACCCGCCCtactgcggcggcggcgggatgcTCATGTCTGGCTTCACCGCCCGCGTCATCGCCCGGGAATCGCGGGACGTCAAGCTCTTCCCCATTGACGACGTCTACCTGGGCATGTGCTTGCAGAAGGCAGGGCTCCTGCCCGCTTCCCACACCGCCATCCGGACCATGGGCATGGGGGTACCGGCCAacaccgaccccttcgatccctgcTACTaccgggagctgctgctggtgcacCGCTTCGTGCCCTACGAGACGGCGGCGATGTGGCAGGCCATCCATGAGCCCCACCTCAACTGCAGCAAGAAGGTGAGCGTCTTCTAG